One genomic segment of Desulforamulus reducens MI-1 includes these proteins:
- a CDS encoding efflux RND transporter periplasmic adaptor subunit, with protein MKSKWKLWLIPVVLIVAFSVFKGGASWDKKEIKQDVAVPTVATRQVSKVNIENSLSVTGSIEAFHQAVIFAKVPSGRVSKVAVQNGDRVAAGQSLIYLESQSFANTLKINQATLKKAETGLATARSDYQRFQELYQQGAVSQKEFEDKEAAVKLAEAEASSAAAAVATAEEDLQNSTITSPIAGLVANRSVTTGQMVSPQGSSLMSVEDLSSVYVVVNIEQKDLSMIKPGLKADVTVDAYGNKKFTGVVEVVNPVAKKEARVFETKIKVDNKDILLKPGMFAKVQIKIGETKEVLTVPQAALASKQGMYFVFLPNGDKVKRQQVEIGQIINQLVEVKSGLSEGQQVVVTNVNKLKDQDKVKIAK; from the coding sequence ATGAAAAGTAAATGGAAGCTCTGGTTGATTCCGGTGGTATTGATAGTAGCCTTTAGTGTTTTCAAAGGTGGTGCCTCCTGGGACAAGAAGGAAATCAAGCAGGATGTAGCTGTGCCAACAGTGGCCACTCGGCAGGTAAGTAAAGTGAATATTGAGAATTCTTTATCTGTTACTGGCAGTATTGAGGCCTTTCATCAAGCAGTTATCTTTGCAAAGGTACCCTCGGGGCGTGTTAGTAAAGTTGCGGTTCAAAACGGGGATCGGGTAGCTGCCGGTCAATCCCTGATCTATTTAGAAAGCCAGAGCTTTGCCAATACACTGAAAATAAACCAGGCAACCTTAAAGAAAGCGGAAACAGGACTTGCCACTGCCAGGTCTGATTATCAGCGTTTTCAAGAGCTTTATCAGCAGGGTGCTGTATCTCAGAAGGAATTTGAGGACAAAGAAGCAGCGGTGAAGTTGGCCGAAGCAGAGGCTAGTTCGGCTGCGGCGGCGGTGGCCACTGCGGAGGAAGATTTGCAAAATAGCACCATCACTTCTCCCATTGCGGGGTTGGTGGCCAATCGCAGTGTGACCACTGGCCAGATGGTCTCTCCCCAGGGGTCCTCTCTGATGTCAGTGGAGGATCTATCCTCTGTCTACGTGGTGGTAAACATTGAACAGAAGGATTTGTCTATGATTAAGCCTGGACTGAAGGCAGATGTAACAGTTGATGCCTACGGTAATAAAAAATTTACCGGTGTGGTGGAAGTAGTTAATCCGGTGGCAAAAAAGGAAGCCAGGGTTTTTGAAACTAAGATTAAGGTAGACAATAAAGATATACTTTTAAAACCTGGTATGTTTGCCAAGGTACAGATTAAAATCGGAGAAACGAAAGAGGTACTGACGGTACCCCAGGCAGCACTGGCATCAAAACAGGGTATGTATTTTGTTTTTCTCCCCAATGGTGATAAGGTAAAACGCCAGCAGGTGGAAATTGGACAGATCATTAACCAGTTAGTTGAAGTAAAATCAGGTCTTAGCGAGGGCCAGCAAGTGGTAGTAACCAACGTCAATAAACTAAAGGACCAGGATAAGGTAAAGATCGCCAAGTAA
- a CDS encoding NAD-dependent malic enzyme: MITSLNITLQLRLANKPGTLAKVLDAIALEGGSLGAIDLVSATPSFITRDLMVRLKEKGHLNDLIQTLKRIPDVQVTHVADRVITRHMGGKIEVVPKRPVQNWEDLAIVYTPGVAVVSETLAQKPDMAYKLTMKGNTVAIVTDGSAVLGLGNLGPTGALPVMEGKAVLFKQFGGVDAVPICLDVHEPQQIIDTVAALAPAFGGINLEDIAAPKCFEIEEKLKQLLDIPVFHDDQHGTAIVTVAGLINALKVVDKDIHSIKLVMSGAGAAGVAIANILISAGVRNLIVCDRKGAISRHNMPSEPSKQWLAENTNPENIQGSLKEVIAGADAFVGVSAPGVLNRADIQKMSPKPVVFALANPEPEIPPEEIYDIAGVIATGRSDYPNQINNALAFPGIFRGALNCHATTINDEMCLAAAYALAGIIEEDQLTAEHIIPSVFNEKVAPAVSKAVEDVARKTGVSRKGLHNGINGHNF; the protein is encoded by the coding sequence ATGATTACATCATTGAACATTACCCTTCAACTCCGGCTGGCCAATAAACCCGGTACCTTGGCAAAGGTACTAGATGCCATTGCCCTGGAAGGGGGCAGCTTGGGAGCCATCGACCTAGTCTCTGCCACTCCGTCCTTTATTACCAGGGACCTAATGGTTCGTCTTAAAGAAAAAGGACATCTTAACGACTTGATTCAGACTCTGAAAAGAATTCCAGATGTACAGGTAACCCATGTGGCAGACAGAGTTATTACCAGACACATGGGTGGTAAAATTGAAGTGGTCCCTAAAAGACCTGTGCAAAATTGGGAAGATTTAGCCATTGTTTACACACCGGGGGTTGCTGTGGTTTCCGAAACCCTGGCCCAGAAACCGGATATGGCCTATAAACTAACCATGAAGGGTAATACCGTAGCCATTGTCACAGACGGGTCAGCGGTATTAGGCTTAGGAAACTTGGGACCAACCGGTGCTCTGCCGGTTATGGAAGGAAAAGCGGTGCTTTTCAAACAATTTGGCGGGGTGGATGCCGTTCCCATCTGCCTGGATGTACATGAACCCCAACAAATCATAGACACTGTGGCGGCCCTGGCCCCTGCCTTTGGAGGCATCAACCTGGAGGACATTGCTGCCCCCAAGTGTTTTGAAATTGAGGAAAAACTAAAGCAGCTACTGGATATTCCCGTGTTTCATGATGATCAGCACGGCACGGCCATTGTCACCGTGGCGGGGTTAATCAACGCTCTAAAAGTCGTCGATAAGGACATCCATAGTATCAAGCTGGTCATGAGCGGTGCAGGGGCAGCGGGAGTGGCCATTGCCAATATCTTAATAAGCGCTGGAGTCCGTAACCTTATTGTGTGCGACCGAAAGGGTGCCATCTCCCGTCACAATATGCCCTCGGAACCCTCCAAGCAATGGCTTGCGGAAAACACCAACCCAGAGAACATTCAGGGAAGCCTTAAAGAGGTTATAGCCGGTGCCGATGCCTTTGTGGGGGTTTCCGCTCCCGGAGTATTAAACCGTGCAGACATCCAGAAAATGTCCCCAAAACCGGTGGTCTTTGCCTTGGCCAACCCGGAACCAGAGATTCCACCGGAGGAAATTTATGATATTGCCGGGGTTATTGCCACGGGACGTTCTGACTACCCCAACCAGATCAACAATGCCCTGGCTTTCCCCGGCATTTTCCGAGGAGCCCTAAACTGCCATGCTACGACCATTAATGATGAAATGTGCTTGGCCGCTGCCTATGCACTGGCTGGTATTATTGAGGAGGACCAGCTTACCGCAGAACACATCATACCCTCTGTATTTAATGAAAAAGTGGCTCCGGCTGTGTCCAAAGCAGTGGAAGATGTTGCAAGAAAAACCGGGGTGTCCCGCAAGGGACTGCATAATGGAATAAATGGTCATAACTTTTAA